Sequence from the bacterium genome:
CCCCTACTACGGCGCCTCCACCGACCTGCCCGTCACCAACCCCTGAGGGGGAGGGGGGCAGAGAGCAGAGTGCAGAGAGCATGGAGAGAAGCCCCTCCGCCACGGACCCTTTAGGGTTCAGGGTTCAGGGGGGGAGGCATGGAGCATAGAGACAGAATTCAGAATACAGAATTCAGTATTCAGTAGCCCTTCCCCCCTTCATGAACTTCATGTCCTTCATGGTAAGGAAAGCATAGGGCATAGAGCATGGAGCAGAGGGACGCTCAGCTCCTGAACCCTCTCATTCCCCCTCCGTGACCTCTGTGGTTCAACTCCCCTTCTGGCCCTTTTCCCTCAGGGGTTGTTGCAGGAATCGGGGTCGATCTTCGACCCGCCGTCCCAGGCAAAGGTGCAGCCGGTGACCAGGGTGGAGGAGACGTAGTAACAGCCCTGCACCCCGTAGTCCCCGGTGCTTTCGCCGTCCACGTAGCAGGCGCTCATCCGCCAGCAGTCGTAAAATCCGCTGACAGCGCAGGCGATCGCGGCACAGGAAGCGAGGTTGCAGCACCCCCGGAACCCGGCGCTGCCGCAGTCCCGGGCCTTGCAGCCGGTCAGGCTCGAAGTGCCCACGGAGGCATCGCCGTAGAACCCGGAGCCGGCCGCGTTCCGAGCCACGCAGCCGCTGAACACGACACTGTCGGCGGAAGCGGAATAGCGGAACCCGTGTCCGGTGCTTTCGACCGAGCGGCAGTCCCGGACGGTGACGTAGGCGGCGTTGACGGAAAAGTTGCCCTCGCCCGCCGGGGCCCCGTAACGGACCCGCAGACCTTCCACGGTGCAGTTGGGCGAATTGATTTCGAGTTTGTAGCTCCCGCTGAAGTCGATCGAGGTGAAATCGGCTTCGGCGCTGACGCGCCGGACGTTGTCGACGTCGATGTTCTGACCAACGGAATAGGTTCCGGCGGGTACGAAGACGCTGGCATAGACATCGCTTTCCAGGGCCGCGACCAGGTCGTTACCGTCGCCGGGCCGAACGACGTAGTCATAGAGCTTTTGCCCCCCGCCGGCGCCCCGGAGAGGGCTATCGCCCGCCTGCCCGAAGTATATCCGGGTGAAGCCCCGAACCGCCCAGAGGTTGGCGGAAGCACGGAAGACGGCGAAATCGGCGATCCCGTCGCCGGTATAGTCCCCGGGACTGGGTTCGTCGGCCGAAGCCCCGAAATAGATCTTGGTGTATCCCCGTACGGCCCACAGCCCCGAAGACGGCCGAAAGACGGCGACATCGTCGCGCGAGTCACCGTCGAAATCCGCCGCCGCCGCGGATGCCGGAATCGAAATCAATAACGCTGCCGAAACCGTCGCCAACCATCGCATCGTTCCCTCCCTTTGCTGCCGTTCGTTTCGCTCCGGCCGGATCGACCGCCGGAGAATACCCTGACATTACCCGTCTCAGCCGCGGCAACCGACCCGCCGGAAGCCGCCGAACCGATAATACCCGAACTCGATCCTTTGCGACAGTCCGGTCATGGAATTTCCGGGCGGCAACCCGACATCGATACAAAACCGGCGGGGACGATTTTTCGCTGACACCGCCGTCCGGTTATATTTTCCTTGCACTTCACCGCATCGTTTCTGAAACTCTGGAAATTCCGCGGACACGGGTCGCGGAACCTCGAAATGGGAATCGAAGCGATGGGCTTGAACATCCATGAAGCCGCCAAAATGGGCCGCGCGGACCTGGTCGCCCGGTTCCTGGACGCGGGAGTGAACGTGGAAGCGTTCGACGGGTTCGGGGAGGCCCCTCTGCACGCCGCCTGCCGCCGGGGACAGAGGGCGGCGGCGGCCCTGCTCCTGGACCGGGGGGCCGAAATCAACGCCCGGGACGAGATCGGCTCCAGCCCTCTGCGCGCCGCCAGCCGGATGGGCCACCGGGGGGTGGTCGAACTCCTGCTCGGCCGGGGAGCCCAGGTGGACATCCGCACCCGGGAAGGAGACACGCCCCTTCACGCCGCCGTCTGGTGGAACCATCGGGAAGCCGCCGAACTGCTGCTGGGCGCGGGAGCGGACGTCAACGCCCGCTGCCGGGACGGGATGACGCCCCTGCATCTGGCCGTCCTGGGAGGGCATACGGCGATGGCCGAACTTTTACTCGCTCACGGCGCTCAATTGAAAGCCAAGGGCAAGGAGGGGATGACCGCCCTCGAAATCGCCCGGTCTAAAAATCTCACCGAGATGATCGCGCTGTTGGAAAATCCGGCCGGGTCCCGAAAAGATCAGGAACCGCGCAAAGGCTTTCTGCGCCGGTTCCGACTCTCCCGCTTACTTTCGCCCGGAAGCCCGCAACCGCGGTGAAATTCCCCGAAAGTCGCAGCCGGAACCGCCGGAAACCGGCGTCTTCCCCTTCTCTTTTATTCCCGCCCGTCGCCGGACCCGCGGAACTCCCTCTGTTTCCGGTTCCAATAGGGGATAAGAAAGGGCACAGCGAACCAGACGGGGACGAACGCGAGCACCTTGAACGGGGCCGGGATCACCCACGCCGCCGCCCCCAGAACGGCCATGGCCGCCCAAAACCCGGCGGCGAGTCTCACCATCAACGCCCGTTCCCGCTTCCCGGCGGTGTTGCGGATACTGCACCAGGTGCCGACGATCCCGCCGATCAGGCCGAGCACCGCTCCGGCGATGCCGCCGACCAGTCCCCAGTCGGATGGACTCATGGCTTCATCTCCTCCCCGGGCGCCCCGGACGTTTTCGGTGACCGACGATCTCCGTTCCCCTCCCGGAGCGCCGGTTGCTTTCTTATTAGCACATCCGCGCCCGCGAACGCGAATTCTTTCCCGCGGACGGAGCCGGACCGGGTTCGGGTTTATCGGAGCAGGTGACCGGGGCACGCAAACGCGCTACCCTGACATCATGGCCACGACGCCGACTCCGCCACGGAAAACCCGTTTCGGGAAACAACGCCTCGCGGCCGGGGGAAGCCTCCTGGTCCTGGCGCTGCTCGCGCTTATCCTCCGCACCGCCGTCACGAACCCGCCGGGAGATTCGCTTAACGTCCTTTTGATCACCCTCGACACCACCCGGGCCGACCGCCTGGGCTGCTACGGCTGCCGTTGGGCCCATACCCCGGCCCTGGACGGCCTGGCCCGAGCCGGCTGGAAGTTCGAAAACGCCTTCACCCAGGTCCCCTTCACCCTTCCGGCCCACGCCACCATCCTGACCGGCCGCTACCCCGCCGGACACGGACTGCGGGACAATGAAAGCGGCGGTCTGCCCGGCGGCATCGGCACCCTTCCCGAAATCTTCCGGGAACACGGGTACGCCACCGCCGCCTTCGTCGCCAGCTTCACCCTGGATAAGCGCTTCGGCCTGGGACGCGGGTTCGACCTCTACGACGACCGCCCCGACGAATCCTCCCGGGGCCGGGAACTGCCCGCGAACACCGTAGCCGGTCGGGCGCTGGCCTGGATGGAGAAAAACGCCGGGCGTCCGTTTTTCTGCTGGATTCACTTCTTCGACCCGCATTTCCCCTACGACCCTCCGTCCGCATATCTCGGAGCGGGGATCGATCCCTACGACGGGGAAATCGCCTTCATGGACGCCCAGATCGGGCGCATCCTCGATTTCCTGGACCGGCGCGGTTTGAGCGGGAGAACCCTGGTCGTCGCCGCCGGAGACCACGGCGAAGCCCTGGGCGAACACGGCGAGAACGAACACGGCCTGCTGGTCTACGAAGGTTCGATGCGCGTCCCCCTGATCCTGCGGATCCCGGGCCGGACCGGGGGCATCGACGTCGGCCGGGCCGCCGGCCTGGTCGACCTGGCCCCCTCGGTTCTCGACGCCCTGGGGTGGCCCCTCCCCGCGGGCATGGCCGGGCAAAGCCTGCTGGACGACGGGAGCGGCCCCGGCGAGTGTTACGGGGAATCGCTCTTCGGCTTCTACAGCCACCGCTGGGCGCCGCTCTACAGCCTGACCACTTCCCGGTGGCGCTACATCCAGGGCTCCGAAGCCGAACTTTACGACCGCCGGAGCGATCACGCCGAGCGGATCAACCTGGTTTCCCGGCGGCCGGAGACGGCGGCGGCGATGGCGCGGCGTTTACACGAAATCAGAGGCGCGGCGGCCCCCCCGGCCCCGGCCGAGCCCGGCGGGGAGATCGAAACGGTCCGGCGGCTGCGGGCGCTGGGCTACCTGGGCGCGGGAACGCGGGCGCCGGACGCGCCGGCGGCGGACCGGCCGGCGCCCGCACCGCGGGAGATGGTGGCCGTGCACAACGACTGCCGGCGCGCGCGCCGGCTTCTCGATCTCGGCCGCTCCCGGGAAGCCGTCGATCTCCTGGCCCCCCGGTCGAAGCTCGATCCCGCTTCGCCGACGGTCCTGGAACTGCTGGCCGAAGGCTGCCTGGCCCTGGGCGATATCGACCGGGCCCGTAACTACTTCGAAGGCGCCCTGACGGGCGGCGCCGGAGACCGGGCGATCCTGGCCGACCTGGGAACGGTGGCCCTCTACGCGGGAAGGTTCTCCGAAGCGGCGGAGATTCTCGGGAAGGCCCTGGATCTTCCCGGCGACGACCGCGAACCCCGGACGCCCTCCGGCGTCTCCCGCGTCGAAATCAAGATACGGGTAAACCTGAGCGCCGCCCTGATCGAGACGGGGCAGCTGGACGAAGCGGAGTTTCACTGCCTGCGGGCGCTGGGGGACGCTCCCGAGCTCCCCCAGGCCGGCAACTGCCTGGCGCGCATCCGGGCGCTGCGAAAGGAAGCCGGCCCAAAGCCGCCGGCTACGGCTGGACCCGCCCCCGGCCGAGAAGCTCCCCGTCCTCTTGGCGGGAAAAGAAAAAACGGGCAAGCTGGAATCCAGCCGCCGGAAAACTCAAAACCCCGGGTCGGAACGCGGCCGGGAGGAGGCGAACAATGAAACGCACGATCGTGAAGATAGACCGGGAACTCTGCAACGGGTGCGGGAAGTGCGTCACTCCCTGCGCCGAGGGGGCCATCGCCCTGGTCGACGGAAAAGCGCGGGTGGTGAAGGAAGCACTGTGCGACGGGGCCGGCTTCTGCCTGGGGATCTGCCCCACCGGGGCCCTGACCCTGGAGGAACGGGAAGCTCCCGCCTTCGACCCCGGACTGGCGCGGAGGGAGGAAGAGCGCCGAGGCAAGCGGGTGTTGGCCGAAACCTGCCATCTCTGCGGGAACAACGAGGAGGAGACCCCGCTCCTCCCCCTGCGCAGCGGCGGCCGTAGCCTCTGGGTCTGCGTCCGCTGCCTCCCTTCCCTCATCCACGGCTGAAAAGGAAGCGGAAACGGTCTTGACGACTCCGGGAGGGGCGCCTGCTTTTTCGGAACGCGGTTCCGTGCCCCTTGCCCAGCTCCTCGCTAAACTTAATTTCGGTTATTTAAGATCGTTAAATATTAATTATTGCACAATACTTATGGATTTTATTATATTGAGGCATAAGAACGTTTCGCTGCCGGCCCGGCATGCAAGGGAAAACTATCGAAGCCCGGAGATATTGATCTTTCATATTTTCGATAGTATATTTTAATTGTCGGACGCGACTACAACACATCGACGATATTTGTGAGTCGATTGTTTGTATCTGGCAACGACGGCGAGGGGGGCGAGGCTGGGGCCAACTCCGCTCCGGACGGCAGGGGCGGAAAGGAGGCGGACCATGACGCTGCACGAAGCGGTCAAAGCCGGACTGACGCCCACGGTCAAAAAACTCATCGAGCAGGGCGCGGACGTCAACTCCCGCGACTGGAACAAGGAGACCCCGCTCCACGCCGGGTGCCGGGTGGGCCACAAGGAAGTGGTGGAGGTTCTGCTGGACAGCGGGGCCGATATCAACCACCGCGACGAGATCGGATCCTCGGCGCTGCGAGCCGCGGCCCGCAACGGGCACGTGGACCTGGTGCGCCTCCTCCTGGGCCGGGGGGCCAAGGTCGACATCCGGACCGAGGACGGGGCCACTCCGCTCCACGTCGCCTGCTGGCTGGGTTGGAAACAGGTGGCGGAGGCGCTGATCGAGGCGGGGGCGGATCTCGACGCCCGTTGCGACGACGGCGCCAGGCCCCTGCATCTCACGGTCCTGGGGAACCGGAAGGAAGTGGCCGAACTCCTTGTCCGCCGGGGGGCGGCGGTGAACGCCAAGGGCCTGGACAATTCCACCCCCCTGGAAGTCGCGGAAAACCGCGGCATAAAGGACATGGCGGAATTCCTGAAGGAGATCGTGGGACCGCCCCGGAAACGTCCCTTTTTCCGCCGCATCCTGGCCCGGGCCTGAAAGATTCGCTCCCCGGGCGAGCCGGTTTTTGAATAAAATCAACCCGGCCCCGTCAAAAAGGGTGAACGCGATACCAAGGAGTGGTCCATGAAGCACCTGGGAGCGATCGCGGCGGCCGCCTTCCTGCTGGCGGCGGGGACGGGACGGGCCGACCCGCCTCCTCCCCCCGGCGGAGGGGGAGGCTACCACTGCGGGCATTACGGACAATGCGGCCCGGTGCCGCCGCCGCCCTGTCCGCCCGTCTGGGGACCGAACCCCGGTTGGAACCGGCATTGGTACCAACGCTATCCGGTCCCCTGCCCCGTCTACGTCTACCCGGGCCCGCAGCCGCCCGGGCCCCGGCCGTGGCCGGCCGCCTGGAACTGGGGCCCCTACCCCTGGGTTTGCGTCGGGACCGGGCCGGCCGGGGCCTGCTGGGGCCGGTAAACGGGCCGACCGCGACGCGCGGGGCCGAGAATTCATTTCCCGAAAGCCGCATTCCCGGCTAGAATCCGGGCGGTGAACGTTTCCTCAAGTTCAGCCGACGGAGTTCGACCGTTTATGCCCGGGATCCCCGATTCGCCCGCCGGTATCCTCATCGGCCAGGGGGCGGCGGTTCAGATGATGGCCCTCGGCCTCCTGGTGCTGGCCGCCCACCTCGGCGGCAAGCTCTTCAACCGCCTGCGGTTGTCGGAAGTGACCGGCCAGCTGATCGGGGGCGCCCTGGTCGGGCCCTACGCCCTCCACCTGGCCGGGGTCCTCCCCGGAGCTTCCGGCGGCCTCTACGACGACGCCCTGCACGCCTTTCACTTTTTCATCTTCGTTTTTCTAAGCGTGGTCGCCTTCGGGATCGGCGAGGAACTCCACGTCACGCGTATCCGCAAGGTCGGCCGGGCAGCGCTGGTCATCTGCCTGATCCAGGCGGCCCTGACCTGGTTCGCGATCAGCGCCGCCTTTTTCCTCCTGGCCGGCTTCGATATGGTGGACGCCCTTCTGATCGGATCGATCGGCATCGCCACCGCCCCGGCGGTGACCTTCGTGCTCATGAATCAACTGAGGATCGAAGGACGCCTCCGCCACGTCCTGGGGAGCATGGTCGTTCTCGACGACTTGATCGAGGTGGTGATTTTTTCCCTGTTGCTGCAGATTTCCCTGCGCCGGCTCCACCCCGAAGCCGGGACCGGCCTGAGCGCCCTGTTTCCGGTGGCGCGGGAAGTGGCCCTGGCCGCTCTGGTGGGATTCGCCATCTACCTGGTTCTCCGGCTGCTGGTCCGGCGGCGGGCCATCATTCTCGAAACCGAATCCGACCATCGCCCCCGCGACGAGGGCTTTCTCCAGCGCATCCTGGCCGAACACCCCTCGCCGTCGGCGGAAATCTTCCTGGTGGTCATGGGGGTCGTAGCCCTGGGGGCGGGCTGGGTCTACTATCAGCATTGGCCGTTTCTGATCACCGCCACCTTCGCCGGGTTCCTGGTCGCCAATTTCCACTCCCACGCCATCTTCGATTCTCTCAAAATCGACCACATCACCCCCGTCCTCAACCTCGGCTTCTTCGCGCTGATCGGATCCGGAATCGACCTTTCCTCTCTCGGGGGGGGCCTGGCCTGGATGGCGGGGATGTACGTCCTCACCCGGATGACCGGAAAAATCGCCGGAACCTGGATCGGATGCCGGATCATGGGGGAGGAACGCAAGATAACCGCCTGCCTGCCCAGCTTGATGCTCCCCCAGGCGGGCGTGGCGGCAGTGGAAGCGGTCTACGCCGGCGCCGTGCTCGGCCGGCCCGAGTTCGCCGCCATCATCCTCCCGGCGATCGTCTTCTTCGAGGTGGTCGGGGTTTTCCTGGTCGATCGGGGGCTGCGAAGGTGGCGGAGCTGGGTAACGGGGGAAGAAGAGGAGATGCGCCGTCTGTCTCCCCGGGTGGGGCTGGCCGAATCCGCCCGACGGCTCCTCGACCTCCTGCCCGAGGAGTTCGTGCGGCTCGATCTCGGGGGAGAAACCAAGCAGGACGTGATCAAGGAACTGGTCCACCACGCCCGCTCAGTCTCCGACCAGCATATCGACCTGGCTCAGGCCCTGCAGGTGCTGGGAGAACGGGAGCGCCTCAACACCACCGGCATGGGCCACGGCATCGCCATCCCCCATTGCCGCCTGATGGGGCTGGACCGTCCGGTGCTGGTCTTCGGCCGTCGCAGTCCGGGCGTGGACTTCGGCGCTCCGGACTACCTGCCCTGCGACCTCTTTCTGCTGGTCCTTACCTGCGCCCGGGACCCGGCCGCCCACCTGCAGATCCTCTCCATCGCCGCCCATATCCTGGGCAATGCCCACGTCCGCGAAGAGCTGCGGGCGGCCCCCCAACCCCGCGATTTCATCGCGGTGCTGCGCGACCTGGCCGACCAGACCGAGCGCGCCGGCTTTCCGGAACCGTAATCCCGCCGTCATGACCGCCTTGAGGCGAAAAAAACACTTGATTTCCCCAATTATCGTAATATATAGATATTTGGATGATAGAACAACCGGGGCCGGACGTCCCGGACAACCGTCAACCGGAAGGGAGGAACGATATGTACGCTTTACCCGCTTTCGCGGCCGGCGCCGTCGCGGCCGCCGCCGTCTTCGTCTACGTTATGCGCAACTTCATGATCAAGACGGTCAGGATCGAGGCGACCTTCGAGGACGTCTGCCGCCGGCTGGGGGATGCCGTCACCTCGGTACCGGGCTGGGGCCTTCCCCTGCCCGACTGGGATTTCTACTCGGTGGTCTCCAGCAAACACGCTTTCTCCAACGTGGTCAAGAAACGGCTCTTTTTCGTCTGCAAGTCCCTTTACGCCAACCGCATCGTCGATAGACACCCGTGGATGGGAGCGATGATGCCCTGCACCTGGGCGGTCTACGAAACCGGGAACGGCGACGTCTTCATCTCCAAAATGAACATCGGGCTGATGAGCAAAATGTTCATGGGCTCCATCATCGGCTCCACCATGACCAAGGTGGCCGAGGAAGAACACCGGATCCTGACCGCCCTGAACCGCCTGCTGGAGGCTCCCGCGGAAGAAGCGGTTAAACCGAAAACCGAAGAACGGCCCGGCGCCGCCGCTTGATCCGGAGGAGTTCATGAAAACCAGGGACGTCGTCATCATCGGAGGAGGCCCGGCGGGGCGGATCGCCTGCCGGAAGCTGCGCGCCGCGGACCGGAACCTCTCGGTAACCCTGATCAAGGACGAGGAGATCAACGTCAACCGCTGCGCGCTCCCCTACGGTCTGACCGCGGAAAAACCGATCGCGGCTTTCCAGATCCCCAACACCCTGATCACCGAGGTCGGCGCCGAACTCCTGGTGGATACGGTGGTTTCGCTCGATCCCGCCGCCGGGCGCGTGACGACCGCCTGCGGCGAAACCGTCGCCTACGGGTCGCTGCTCCTGGCCGCCGGCTCCCGGCCGCTGATCCCATCGATCCCGGGGGCGGGAGCGGACAACGTCACCGGAGTCCGGACGCTCCGCGATCTGACCGCCCTGCGCGAATTGACGGCGGCGGGGACCCGCGCCGCGGTCGTCGGCGGCGGGTACATAGGAATCGAACTGGCCGCGGCCCTGCGCGCGGCCGGGTTGGAGGTTACCCTGATCGAACGGGAAGATCGGTTGCTCCCGGCGACGTCGGAACCGGAACTGGCGGCCGTGGTCGAGGAAGTCCTGGTCGGAAAGGGCGTGCGCGTGAAGACCGGGGGCGCGGTCACCGGGTTCCCGGAAACCGCCGGGCGGGCGGCGGGGGCGGACACCTCCGACGGCGAAACGGTCGAAGCCGATTTCGTGGTGCTGGCCCTGGGGGTCGTCCCCAATTCCGAACTGGCGGCCGCGGCCGGGATTCCGGTATCGGCCGCGGGCATCGTCGTGGACGAACGCCTGCGGACCGGCGCCGAGAACGTGTACGCGGCCGGAGACTGCGCGACCAAACGCTCCCTGGCGGGCAATTTCCCGGTCAGGGGAGAATTCGGAACCAACGCCGTCTTCATGGGCCAAGCGGCCGCGGAGAACATCCTGGGCCGAACGACCGTCTTTCCCGGCGTTACCAACGCCAGCGCCTCGGCGGTCTTCGGCTGGTCGATCGGGTCGGCCGGACTGACCGAATCCCAGGCACGGGAAGCGGGGATGGACGTCGTTACCGGCTACTCCGAAGTCCCCGACCGGTATCCGATGATGGCGGGCGGAGCCCCGGTGCGCACCAAGCTGGTCTTCGATCGCCGAACCCTGGCCCTGGCGGGGGGAAGCGTTCTCCGGAGCGGTCCGAGGGCGGCGGACGATGCGGATTTCCTCTCCTTCGCCATCCAGACGAGAGCGACCCTGCACGACCTGGAGCGCTTCCAATACGCCACTCATCCCGAACTGGCGGCCAAGCCTTCCGACAATTCCATCGTCTTCGCCTGCCGGAACGCGCTGAGGAAGTGATCGGGCGCGACGGACCGGCTCAGCCTCCGGGGGCGAAAGCAGCCGCGACGAAGCCGGCGCCATCGTCCATGCCGGGGCGCAGCGAACGGTCGGTCACCTTCCCTCCCGGTGGATCGAAGAGACAGCTGACCGATTCGGCGGGGACAAACCCGGCGGCGGCGGCCAGGCCGCGGACCGCCGCGGCGCCGTACAGCCGGGCCGAGGAATAGAACCGGTGTCCGGCGCGGGCCTTGCTCTCGTAGAGACGGCCCCAGGGGCCGGCGGCGGGGACGAAGCCCAGGACCAATTTCCCTTCCTTTTTTACGACCCGCCGGCATTCCCGAAGGGACCGGGCCGGGTCGTCGAGAAAGCAGATGGTGACCACCATCAGAACTCCGTCGAAAGCGCCGGCCGCGAACGGGAGTTCCTCGCCGCCCCCCCGGACCGCGCGGATTCCCCGGGCCGCAGCCCGGACCAACATGGAAGCGGCGGGGTCGAGGCCATCGGCCACGGAAAGCGCGGAGGCGAAACGGCCCGTTCCCACCCCCACTTCCAGCCAGCGCCCCTCCCGGGCCCCCATGACCCTGTGCAGCGCCGCCACCTCGAGGTCGAATATGGCCCGGCCCCGGGCGGAATCGAACCAACGGTCGTATTCCCGGAAAAAACGCTGGAACGGGCCCGCGGGCGCAGAGGGCGACGCACTCACTTCTTTTCCCCCCTTCCCAGAAAATCATCCATATACGCTTCCCGCCAATGGCAGAAATACCCCCATTCGTTGTCGGCGTATTTCCCCACTCGCGGCTGTTCCTCTCCATCTTTCCCCGGCGGCAGCGGCGCTTTCCCCTTCAGGCATTCGTAGGCTCGCAGGACGTTGCGGAAGGCGCGCAGAGCCTCTTCGTCGCCCGGATTTTTGTCGGGATGGAAGCGCAGGGCCTGCGTCCAGAACGCCCTCTTGACTTCGGCCGGCCCCGCCCCGGGGCCGACCCCCAGGATCCGGCGGGCGCGTCGTTCGTTCTCCCGGATCCGGCCGAGCTCTTCGCGGAAGGAAGGTTCGTTCACGGAGCTCCCTCCTTCCGCAACCGGGCTCCGGAAATAAAACCCAGCAAGTCGCGAACCAGGGCGGGGCGCGTCAAGCAATAGCAGCGCTGCTTGCCCTTCTCCTCGAAATCGACCAGTCCCTCCTTCCTCAAGACCGACAGGTGCTGCGAGAGGTTGGGTTGGGAAACCTCGAGCAGGTCGCGGATGGCGCCGACGCAGCTCGGCCCCTCGGCCAGCCGGGCCAGGATCTCCAGTCGGGTCGGGTGCGCCAAGGCCCGGAGCAACTGAGCGTGGCGGCGGCGGTCCGTCTTCATGGTCGCAGTGCTTCGCTTAATATCATCATATTAGAATATTAGCATGTATCGCCGCCGTCTCCACGGATTTTTCGCGACAATCGCAGCGGACCCGGAAACCGAAAAGCGATGGAACCGCTGAGACCAGGGCTTTCTTCAAGATATCGCGGGTGGAATTTGTCATTTAATACCTTGCCGGAGTCTCCCGGAGCGTTTAAACTTTAAAAAGGCGGGCTTAAACGGCCGATGCCGCCCATGCGCAGGAAACCCGACAACAAAGACCGGAGCCGCCCGGCGGCGGCGGAACTAGGGGACGGTCTCGACGTCCCGGCGGCGCTCGCGCTCGCCGGGGTGGGGGCGTGGGAAGCCGACCCCGCGACCGGGATGCTGGGCTGCTCGCCGGAAACCGCCGCCCTCTTCGGCGGTTTCTCCTCCGCCGCGGCGGTTCCCCTCGCTCAGGTCCTGGCCCGCGTCCACCCCGACGAACGCGGACGCGCCGAAAAATTCTTCGCCGAGACCGGGTCCGGGAAGCGGGAACTCGAGTGCCGCCTGATGCTCCCGGACGGCTTGACGCGATGGGTCAAGATCATCGGGTCAGGGCGCGCTCCCGGGCGGGGGGGCGCAAACCGCTCCGCCGGGGTGGCCTTCGACATCAGCGAACGAAAAGCGGAGGAGGCCGGACGCGGCCGGCTCAACGCCACCCTTCAGGTCATCCGCGAGCTCGAACAACTGATCACCCGGGAAGAGAGCCGGGAGGAACTGGCCCGGCAGGCCTGCCGGATCCTGGTCGGCCGCCTGGAAATCGCCACGGTCTGGATCGCTCTCCGGGACCAGGACGGCCGCGCCGACTTCGTCGCCGACGCCGGATTCGGAGAGGATTTCGACCCCGTGCGCCGGGAACTGAAAGCGGGGGAGTGGCCCCGCTGCGCCCGGCGCGCGTTCGCCACCGGGGAAATCGTGGTCGAAACCGACCCCGCCGCGAACTGCCGCGGTTGTCGCCTCTGCGGACCCAACCGGGAACTGGCCCGGG
This genomic interval carries:
- a CDS encoding FAD-dependent oxidoreductase, with protein sequence MKTRDVVIIGGGPAGRIACRKLRAADRNLSVTLIKDEEINVNRCALPYGLTAEKPIAAFQIPNTLITEVGAELLVDTVVSLDPAAGRVTTACGETVAYGSLLLAAGSRPLIPSIPGAGADNVTGVRTLRDLTALRELTAAGTRAAVVGGGYIGIELAAALRAAGLEVTLIEREDRLLPATSEPELAAVVEEVLVGKGVRVKTGGAVTGFPETAGRAAGADTSDGETVEADFVVLALGVVPNSELAAAAGIPVSAAGIVVDERLRTGAENVYAAGDCATKRSLAGNFPVRGEFGTNAVFMGQAAAENILGRTTVFPGVTNASASAVFGWSIGSAGLTESQAREAGMDVVTGYSEVPDRYPMMAGGAPVRTKLVFDRRTLALAGGSVLRSGPRAADDADFLSFAIQTRATLHDLERFQYATHPELAAKPSDNSIVFACRNALRK
- a CDS encoding J domain-containing protein; its protein translation is MNEPSFREELGRIRENERRARRILGVGPGAGPAEVKRAFWTQALRFHPDKNPGDEEALRAFRNVLRAYECLKGKAPLPPGKDGEEQPRVGKYADNEWGYFCHWREAYMDDFLGRGEKK
- a CDS encoding metalloregulator ArsR/SmtB family transcription factor, with product MKTDRRRHAQLLRALAHPTRLEILARLAEGPSCVGAIRDLLEVSQPNLSQHLSVLRKEGLVDFEEKGKQRCYCLTRPALVRDLLGFISGARLRKEGAP
- a CDS encoding class I SAM-dependent methyltransferase, whose translation is MSASPSAPAGPFQRFFREYDRWFDSARGRAIFDLEVAALHRVMGAREGRWLEVGVGTGRFASALSVADGLDPAASMLVRAAARGIRAVRGGGEELPFAAGAFDGVLMVVTICFLDDPARSLRECRRVVKKEGKLVLGFVPAAGPWGRLYESKARAGHRFYSSARLYGAAAVRGLAAAAGFVPAESVSCLFDPPGGKVTDRSLRPGMDDGAGFVAAAFAPGG